Below is a window of Thunnus maccoyii chromosome 16, fThuMac1.1, whole genome shotgun sequence DNA.
GAAGGGCTCACGAtctttcaagtctgtctgaaaacaacagtcaggagctcacatgaacatgtaaacatgtttttcttgctgtaatcatccctcctgttcatactgaccattagaagattccttcataatgcacttacaatggaagtgatggaggacaaaatccacagtcctccttctgtgcaaaaatgtatttaaaagtttatttgaagctaatatgaagctttagcgtccaaatgagtcaaatcaagttaatatctttcaaagttagtcATTTTGGGACCCTTTTTGTTAAagtccttccactgcagctgaacagggaaacactgtcagataaacttttaaatacatgtttgcacagaaggaggactatAGATTTCGGcgcccatcacttacattgtaaatgtgtttcaaGGGGACattctgatggtcagtatgaacagaaggaatgattacagtgagcaaaacctgtttcagtgttcaatTGGGTAcatgattattgttttaagaaagacttgaacaattgtgaacctatcttttaaaGTAAAGTGCTACCAATTCATGTTAGTGCTTGAGTTTCAGTTAAGTTCAATACAACCACATATAAGGTTCTGAAAGAAACATCATGTTGTGTTTGACTGTAGGGAGGCGACACAGCTCTGCATGTGGCTGCTACTCTGAACCATAAGAAGACAGTTCAGCTCTTACTGGAGGCTGGGACTGATGGAAAAATCAGAAACAATGTAAGATACATCAACAACCCACATTTAATACCACTAAATATAAAGCATTTTTATATTGAgataatttgatattttgatataCAGTAGTTAGAAAGCTACATTGTGATGTATGAGTGCTTACAACTCTGTCAGTCACATTgattaaaattttgtttttttgttttgttttttgacaaacCTTTACCTAAGCATTCATGCTCTGTAGGTCCACAATCTAGCAACTACTATAGTTatgtaaaaaacatatttaagcaCAGTCTGATTTTACCAATTGTAATTATCATTTTTGGCTGTCTGTTTATGCAAGCaaaaaatactactactactgcataCTACTGTGCAGACACAAGACGCATTGCATAATAGATCCTTCAAAATGTCATCATGACACACCTCAGGGACTGGCAAAGTCTGGCATTTTGACCTGTTACAGTGTTGTTAACCAGCAGGAAACAGTGCACAGTGTTTTATTCCGATTAAACCGACAGTCCAATGATTTAGTTTTATATAAAGATGGAGGACTCACATGAGattaagagattaaaaaaagaatggtcaaagtCTGTGCTGCAGAGGCTGAAATGTCTGGACATTAGTAGTATGGATCCAACTCCTAAACCTCTGGATCCTacactacatttcccataattcaACTCAACAGCGTCTTTCATCAGACCCAtgaaatgatgacatcatcaggggtTTTTTcgttttttaatttgaaaggtTCCTTCGAATAGCACCCTTCATGATGAATTAACTGAACTCTGTTGGAAGTGCTCTCATCATGACAGTGGAATACAGCGTAAAAATCACATTCCTGTTTTGTTCCAGGCAGGTAAAACAGCGCTTGACAAGGCCAGAGACAACAACCATAAAGATGTGGCACTTCTCCTGGCCAGAGCTCCTCAGGTTGGTGTCTGTATCATAAGTTTGGCCTCGATTTTATTAGATTAAATTCTATCAGTAGATAGATACTTCCATTCAAACATTAGGAAGCACAGTGTCAAGAATGTGATTTGTATgcatttgatctttttttctctttataacTATCATAATCACAGTTTTTAACAACATCAGCAAACATCTTGTGTATCTTTGTAGGATTACTGTTAGCAATACAAAATCAAATGTAGTGATGTAAGTATAGTAGagtttgttattttcttcagGTGCATCGCTTCATGCGCGGAAGAACAATAAGGAAACGAAGAGAAAGACTGACAGCTGAGCGCAGGACCCAGTCTGTCACCAGAGTAGAAATACTACAAAACAGAGTAAGAAGATACCAGAAACAATCATTCTGTATAGCATGTACTGTAGGAGATAAGAGGATGGGTATCAAGAGCTGCTGAAAGAAATGTTACAGTCATATTAAGTTAAATCCTCAAAATTTCAGAGTGATTGAAGCATTTGCTGTTGTTATTTcattgtttgcagttttttgttttgcactggATTTTAATTTCATTCTGGTCCTCCTGGCTGTGGCTCATGAGCAGGACAGCAGTTCTGTGGTGGAGGAAACACCCAGCAGTGAACAAATGGAAAGCAGAACAGCCATCCAGGTGGGTCCCgccaaccagcagcagcagcagcagcattaccACAAGACCCCAGCTGCCATCAGCAGCCCCCACAGCCACCGTAGGAGGAGGAGAGTCAAAGAGCAGGTGAGTCAACATAACAGAGACCTGTCACTCTTTACTACATTTCTTCTGCTCCAATTGAAACCTTAACTGTACTCTATGTAATATTTCCTCACAGACGTACATATCTATATCTCcatgacaataataatattattaactattaattaataatattgcATGCTGCTGAGAATTCAGATTTGATCTAAACAAACAATAAGCCATATCAAGCATGTAAAATATGGTAGCTGACATTGTGAAGCTAGCCAATTTACACAACCTGTTAGCTCTTAATTATCTTAATTGACACATTCAACAATtctttaaaacagaatatatttgATGCAGTAAACTTCACAATTATATGTGAAATACTGCTCTTACGCACCCGTCCGCTGAAGAGAAGAGGATGGGAACTGCAGCGAGGCACTGCTTTTTATACTCTTTAGGACACATGAAATCGGTAGGCACGTCCTGATTGGCCAGTtacgtacatgcaaatttcagtggccgattgcatgtgtgtgattggaggagggtattacccatagagtccagtagagggcagagTCTGTATGAGATAGAACCACTTTTTGCGAAAATTTACTATCACTACTTTGTCTTCTTTGCAGCCTTTAAATCAAGAGGATCtgagaaaaggcaaaaatgacTTCCACATTAAGAAGAATCTGCattgccatgatgatgatgatgaagattaTACTCCCCAGAATGGGCATGCCTATCAGCTTTACACACTGTACCGTGACAAGGATGGCAACATTAGACaggtaagatttttttttttaaatcttcaaacatttcttcattttaaagcaGTGGTAATGCTCAGAGCTTAATTTATAAATCAGAAGGTCCCAGAGCACTGGAAGGACAAAATACTCGACGATGACAAAACTCATCAAAACTGTAGAGCTTGGCACAAAGTTTGAGAACATCCTGGTGCTAAAACTTAACATGTTGAGCTATTTGAGGACATATGCTATATAAGACCTGATGGAAACCTTCCAATCGAGTGTGCAGTtttttggcttgtttacaaGTAGCCATTTCTCTTTAGGCACCGGCCAATGGGTGCCACTGTAAACCTCTGCTCAAGAAGCTGGAGGGCCAACTGAGAGCCACACAGGAGGAGATGAGGCTGCACATCCTGAATGTCCAGGAGCAGGTTGACAGCAGACTGGGCAAAGTGGACCGCAGGAACAAACACCAGGTCTGCTTCCACTGTCTGAGATTACATGTATAGCTCATTGCTGAACATTACTTTAGTTCATTTGGGAGTTTGATACCAATATCTATGTTTTGAGTTTATCTGCTGCTCGCCTATATTTTGTGTGTCTAAAgtgaaactgaatttgaattttgaattttttgatGTGACATGACTAGGATACTGTTAtgcttattttttcaaaaagagGATCAAACcatttttagatatacagtaaacaATTTTGACAAGTCAAACACTAAGGAAAAACACATAGGATATCTGTAGATTTCTTAAcatatttgaattttaatttcagtttgtctttaaatttgacaatttCAATGCAATAGAGTTCTGAAATTGTTACATAATTGCTTGATTCAGTCAGATTTTCCTACACTTTGGTTTGGACAGATTAAAGTGTTGGACATGCTGAATCAGGAAAGAGCAGTAGCTGAGAGGAAGAACATGATTTACAGGATCAAGCAGGAGGTTGCCCGGAGCAGAGAGGAAGCCCTGATGACACAGGTATCACAGTTACAACCTACAGGATTTCTTTCCATGCAGGGAACACATAGGAAGCTCAtattatatgtttatgtgttattatCATAACAGACCAGGAAAAAGCTGATACATTCATACTCTGATTATGACAAACCAGGTCATTGTGACATTGAAACAACTTGCTGCTTCTAGTTTCAGCTGTCACACAGtgagatgaataaaacatgtgagTTTACCcttgaatgcaaaaaaaagagaaaaatctcaATTCTGGAATGAAAATCATAATTCTGAGATTAAATCTAGAGATTGAGATTTAAATATGAAGATACAGGATTGTGGCTAGCAGCCTGTAGTGATGCTGATCTTTTAGTACAATGCAGATTGAGTCATTCGAGTTTAATCTCACAATTTCAACAATGAAGTTCTTATGAAAATATAGAAGAGAAGAGTCAGAAATGGAGGTTTAATTTAGAGTTTTGTGTTTGACAATCTTTCTGATACAACACGAAGAGAGATGAAAATACCAGTTGATAAGAGCTAATGAGTATGCTGAACATTTGATCGTACAGCTACTTTATTTCTCAAGCAGGCAGTAGTGAGTCATGAAATGAAGAAGTGGTGCATGTCCCAGCTGAAGGACATGGATGTCCACATCCCAGCCAAAGCCCAGTACTACAAATTGCTCTCCTCACCCTCTGTGGAGCAGTCTGTGGCAGACGCTGACCTGGAGTCACTCCCCCTGCTGTCTGTGATATCGGGAGACAGCAGCACCTCACTGGCTACCTACGTCAACATCGTACCATCCAGATCTACCCACAGTCTGGGAGGAACAGAGCAGGAACAGATGAGGAGCAGGACATACTTTGAAATGAAGGTGGACAGGTCACCAGGTAGGCACTGTATGTCCAAGCTCTAACAGTAGGGGCATCTGTACGGATCACTAATAGTTTGCTTTAACTGTGCAATATTCTAAGTCTCCATCTTTGTAAACAAGGAAAACTTCTACAATGCAATCAATAGGGACCATTTTAAAGGTGTATTCAGTAATATATTAATTGCTCTATATCAACTGAAAAAGCATCAGCTGGTCGGTGGCACAGTTTACAGTGGCCTATAACTGAaacatgaagacattttttcacagcagagagGAGTAAAGCTACCAATGAGAGCCAACAGACCAGTGCAGTGGAGAAGTAATGTATAAATTGGAAAAACCTTAGAACAATAATAGTCTGTTTGTCATGTTATTTTGATAAGAACTTTTTTATTCCATAGCTAAACTGAGTAGTGATGCTCTTTGGTTATGAAAATACAATCCCCAGTATCCTAGGAATTATTCccatattggacaattctgaCAATGTATGTCTGGTGCTGGATGTAGTATGTCCTATGTAGTAAAGTGGAAAGTGAAGGTGTGGAGGTTGAAGTACTAGCTGGATTATAGATGGGTGTGTAGTGTGCTGAATTCTCATACAGGAGACTATAATTTACCTCAAGTAAACTCTAGTCTAGAGGACTAGAGTCCTAACCTTAACCGTACTGTAGCTGCAATGAACAGATATTACATAAAGTGAGAATTTTAATAACATTGGCTTTTGGTATAAAAAATATTGGTATTTAACATAAACCTGGGTTTTGAAGATTCGGCCAATACTGATGTGCTTGTGTGGCGATTAAGTTGTTCTGTTCAAATCAAATGCTCCCACTtgcattaataaaaacattagataGCACTCcgtggagagatgacaggtaATGAACAGAGAGATAGATATAGACTTCTGTGTGCCGTGTACACAGTGGGAACTTGGCGGTACATACACAGGTAGGGGGTTGGGGTGGATGATCAATGGGCGTGATGCTTAAAGTCAGGAATTCTGGCAGGATTTCTCCCTTGTTGAAAACAACGTATGAAAGTCTTGTATCTAACCAACTAAATGCTTGTCATTTGTATATTGTGGTTATTTGCtgtggaaatataaaaaaactttattgaacAGTATTCTGTCCCCTGCGTGCATGGCTCTACACGAAGTGACAGATAGCTAAACAGGTGTAGTAGGTACTGAAAGGTTTAAATGATGACTCAGACGTGGCAGTAAAATACTTGTATATCTTCGTCAACTTGCTTTCTTGCAATGCTTTTCCAGAaactctgaaactgaaaaaaaatacacaagaaaatgttcttaatGTAACTAAAAAGAGTGTAGAAATGTAAACACTTGCTTAATACTGCAAAATTAGACCAATGTTTGCACTACATGTTGCCAAAAAAGGGATTTAGGTAATTATCTATAAATCTCcccaaatatgaaataaaacaacaaaatatgcatCAATCCTTATCCATAAAgataaaacatacaacataaacTTACAAACAAAGCTTCTCCAAGGTTCAACACagatcaaatcaaaatcaaaaatggCTAGTGTCAAACTATGCCCTACCCATGTGATCACAAATAACAAATAGAAAAGTACAATCAGCTGACAGCAATCTTCAAAGTAGCCACTAGGAGATGCTAAAAGGCTCTTTACCTAcatgtaacaaaacaaacagatccTCTGTGTCAAAGTGATAACTTATTTTTCTCCCCACACCTCTCTTGTCAGATGACTATGAGAACACAGCCCTGTTCCCTTTGCCTGCCAGCCAAACCTCAGGGCTCCTGCTGGGCTCTACTGACCCCTGCTGGCAGCCCCTGGGAGTGCAGGACAATTCCACAGCAGCAGTGGTGCCACTGTGTGGGGAGAACTTCTCAAGAAGCAGCAGCCAGTCCAGCATCAGTGACCAGGGACCCTCAAGGATCCAACATCAGGGACCAGGCTGTGAtagacaaaacaggaaacactttgGAGAGCTGATCAGAGCAGGGATACATGCTGACTGCACCAGAACACTGGAGTTCTTCATCGACCGTCCTGCTGAGCCCACATTCAGCCAGGAGAGGAACAATCTGCATGCTATGGAGGTGAGGATTTCAAAAAGACTTGGAATATGTCAGTCAAGCAGACATGCTCCAAAAGATGCTTTTCCTTAAGCCTTAAAGGATACTGCTGGCTCTGTCCAACACTTCGAAAATACATCTACAGTACCAACatctttaaagctcactaattaacactcTGTATCTCATTTGTGTAATCTGCTAGAATTATTTATTGGTtaacaacagtttatccattCACCCAGATTTTTGGAAGTTACTGTGCTCGGCTGTTGTTTGGTAAGAAATAGTTCCTgcacataaaaccacaaactgtttttacatttttgtttgtgtacagactaatgagttacaatgcattaattagtgagctttagaggtgttggtatgtgtttttctgagcttccactctttatgctaaactTGGCTACTTGTCTCTGAGCTCTAGTCCTGTACATAAGGGGCCCTGTGGAGTTTCCTTAAATAAAAGTCATGTTTACATGAGTGTTActgaccaaaacacattgtgtatCATTGAAGTtgtgtgattcattttttattcaaaaaagaTTTGCAAAGATACTTTTTAAGTATTTCAAATCCTGCCTTGTTTACTTTaactagcttgcagtcttcttcttctcttcctttgttggcacattgctgttttttttttttcataatcgTACATAATcgccacctgtagatcagtggataGTGTGAAACAATTGGCAGGACCGTGTGTATATATGCATCCGTGTGCatgagagaaacaaaacagggacccaTTCATAAAAAACAGTTCCATAGTGCTACTAGTGGTCAGAAACTCCTCAGGGTGCCTTTAATGCACGGACATGAGACTGATAACAACCACAGCCACTGATCTTAAAACTTCAAACCACTTTGAGTGTGTCGTTGCCTTCTTGTCAGGTGACTCAGCGTTTCTTTGAGACGGTGTCGGTTCAGTTGGAGCGCTGGTATGACAGGAAGGTCCTGGAGGTGGAGCAGCAGACAGAGCTCAGAGCGCAGCAGGACAGGAAGGAGCTGCTGCAGCGAATCAGCACACTGGAGGAGGAGCTTCAGAGGCTGAAGACCAATGAAAATGTAGAAAGCTGACATGCCCTGACAGTGATCAATCCTGGACTTAGCCTGGATAAACCTTTTCTCTTAGACTGTGcatttaaaaacttaaattGCTTAAATTGCTTTAggcagcaaaatgaaaaaagtacaTGGAATAATCCATACCCTATATACAATTAATACATCTTTAATAAACTTGAGTATTGCTCATGTTAAGCCCCTTTCAGACATACTCTTctttatgtaaatgtgatgtCAATCTAACATGttggtctcatgtctgaataatCACTGTGTGAATGTCAGAATGTCAGTTTGGGTAAGATGCAGAAATGGCTCCGCACAGCCCCTGGACTATATGCAGACTACATATTGTAAAACGTTCGTGTAGGACTGAAGGAAAATCAACACTCACAGTCACGTGGTAGAAAGTCATGTCATTTTCATGATGCTGGGATAATCATGACATAATGAGTTGCAAGTGTGCAACGTGCTAAAAAGTGTGAAACCATGCACCTTGTCAACAAATGTAGacactgaaactgttttttttgatGACATCTAGTTTGTGAATGTGGAACATTCTTGAAAAAGAACATTCCTGCTTAACAAATCTACTGTTGTTATAAAAAATCActccaaaaaagacaaaaacaaagattctGATTAATAGAACAAACAAAATCATTGTTAATCACCAATTACTCATGTTTTACACTAATATATTATACAGTGACCTCCTGTTTGACTTGTAACACATCTTgaacaacaaaatcaaatgaaacaaaatgaaatgaacattttggcatacaactgaaataaatgaaacaacattGCAAACATAATCCAGTTTTTTGGTGGggtaatttgtttgtttttgtgtgatacTTTGGTTGCAGCTTTGAAGGCAGCCACTTGTCTTCATATGCATCTGAATTATATAGGGTTCTAATCATGTTCTGGCACGAGACAGCCAGGCCATTGGGGGTCCCTTGCATTTTAGGGAATAAAATGGACCGTCCCTCACTGGGGGGCAGCAGCAGTAATTCTGTGGTGTGGGTTTGTCCATGCTGCCGTGGGTGAGAGGATGGGAATGTGGGATATGTTTCCTTTACAGATCTGTGCAATCCATCAAACCTCTCAGAATTTATGCTGTTAGTGATTCCCCTCCATCCCAACACTCCTTCCTGTACATAGGTGTGTTCAACCAGACCATGGGCATCCACCAGCTGGCCTGTGCCTCTGTTCATGACAAGGGACTTGATCAATGTGACAGGGTCAGGGTGGCATTCGTTAGCTCTGCAGAAAACCTCTCTGTCCCAGGAACATACGCACTGGGTTTTAGGTCTATGTGGCATTGTGAGGCCTTACATGAGTCTTGGTCCCATGCTTATAAAGCAGCCGACCTCTGGCCAGCGCCACCTAGCGAATAGAGACCTGTGCTGAGTAGGCGCCACCATCTTAGCCATTGTCTCTAACCAAAACACCTTGGTCACATCCACCATTTGATTCTCATGTGACGTGACTTCTGCCCATAGCCGTGTCCACCATCTGGACTCGCGCAACGTCATCATCCCAGATCAAGTCCGccatcttgtcacacacacacacattcacacacattgttttatgtgtgtttgcttaGGTAGTGTTAGTCTTAGTACAGTAATTTGATAACTAAAGCATTTGTTAATTGTATTAATTCTTGCTGAGGTTAATGAATTCTGCTGTACATATAAAGAGAAGCTATTGTGATTATAGTGTTTACTTGTTGTGATAAGAGGCTGGTTGAGAGAGTCAAGAGCTCAGACTCAAACCTTCTTCCTTCACCCGCGGATGCTGGTACCCCTCAGATATTAGCATTCCTAAAtgaactcttttatgagactaccttacTGTTTGattattggtcctggtttctGGGTGGTGCCCTGCTATTATTGattcatattaataatgttATTGAGTCTAATAATTGTCCTTCCTTTATGGTCCATATTGTTTTGTCCAATTTCTTTGACATATGCCCAGTGAGCATTTTCTCCATCATCACCTTGTTTGCCTCCATCTGTGAACACATAAAAGACAGGTTTAAAATCGGATTTGGTAGATGCACTCGGTAGTTTTGGAACTTTTTGGCCTTCTGTTTTGAAAATTATCTGGCTGTTTGTGAGAATTAAATCCCACTTTCCCCATCTGCTTGCTAAAGCTGTTGAATCCACCAGGTTTTGTTTTGAGGCTGTCCTGGAAATGAAGAAACAATGTAGATCTGTTGGGCTTGGGCTTGCTCTCTGAGGGCTCCGTAAAACTGATAGCTTCCCGTTTGTTCCTGTGGGTTATATTTTAGCTCTGGGGGTTTAAAGGGAGGGGTGGTACTTTAGTCACTACTAGTGgcttgtctttgtctctgttccAGCTACAACATGTAACAGAGCTTCTTTTAGTTTTCTCCACTGTGTTCGGTGGGGAGCATCCCTTCTCCTCTTCTAAGCTTGCCTTTTATTTTATGGAGGGGAGCTGAGAATGGTCTTCACAATGAAGTAGGatattgttgtttatgtttacatgATGTCAGAGCAAGTTGGGATTGAGTCAGACACAAATTTGACTGACTCATCTCGAACTAACCTAACAGAGATGATATCCCCGCTGTCTCctttaattggaaaaaaaagtccacacACTGTCAATTATCTCATTAAATCATAAAGGCACCATTTTGGTCagatggagtatttttatactgttgtatTGGTGCTTTTAGTCAAGCAAAGGATCTGAAtaattcttccaccactgccagaggtctaatcaggcagaataacagaaaacacctgtgtgggtatGCAGGGCCTTTAAGGAACAAAAATTCTGTATAATTTAGCAATAaaggaaacatatttttgtacaCCATGCTGTAGATGTATTcttaaaagcacaaatagaaTTGTATTCTAAAATAAGTTTGTGTGCATTAAGAGGAACTGACAGGAATTGCAGTGtctcttgaaatgttttttgtattgtattgtctGATTTTACCTGAATTTAAAAGTGTAACCAGGGACAGAGGATGCAAGTTAGTTAGATTCCCTACTTACATTACATCTGTTGCGCTACTTTTTCTTATGTAACAACATTTATCTACAGTGTCTCTATTAAAgaaactaacttttttttttttgagagggATCTGGAAGATGAGGGGGCATGTTCTGATCTGGTCTAGAGTGCCTCATAGGCAAGAAGCAGCAGTGGTTAAAAGTTAGTGAATGAACTTGAAAGTCCTCACAAGGATATCAAGACTACCATGTGGGTGAGTTAAGGCACAGTGTCAACATACAGGCAGATTAGACAGTCCCGCCCTCACTGCTCAGCTGTCAGTCAGGCTGGTGGGCGGAGCCCCTAATGAGGCAGCTATTGGTTGTGTAACCCAATAATCCTGGTGTGACATCTGGCATTTGGCCTCAGCGACCACATAGCAGCAGCTTCTGAAGggaaaatcaaatcaatgcTCCATTGACTCTGTCAGCGTGTGATGGAAACCTAATTAAAGGCCCTCCAGGCACAGCTGGTCATTTTATGCAGCCAAGCACCAGGGCTCTCAGATGAAGCCAGTAATATGTACTATTGCTTTACTCTGAGGGAGGGG
It encodes the following:
- the ankrd6a gene encoding ankyrin repeat domain-containing protein 6, which codes for MYMHEHVQVHRPACMNVRVSVVNACVSAVNVCVSAVMSEQALVLVPPSSCLGSGHRTALHRAAMVGNSDAIAALIQGGCAVDLQDRDGNTALHEVSWHGFSQCVKLLVKAGADVHIRNKTGNTALHLACQNAHAQTARLLLLGGSTPDTKNNVGDTCLHVAARYNNLTLVKILLSSLSSVTERNQGGDTALHVAATLNHKKTVQLLLEAGTDGKIRNNAGKTALDKARDNNHKDVALLLARAPQVHRFMRGRTIRKRRERLTAERRTQSVTRVEILQNRDSSSVVEETPSSEQMESRTAIQVGPANQQQQQQHYHKTPAAISSPHSHRRRRRVKEQPLNQEDLRKGKNDFHIKKNLHCHDDDDEDYTPQNGHAYQLYTLYRDKDGNIRQAPANGCHCKPLLKKLEGQLRATQEEMRLHILNVQEQVDSRLGKVDRRNKHQIKVLDMLNQERAVAERKNMIYRIKQEVARSREEALMTQAVVSHEMKKWCMSQLKDMDVHIPAKAQYYKLLSSPSVEQSVADADLESLPLLSVISGDSSTSLATYVNIVPSRSTHSLGGTEQEQMRSRTYFEMKVDRSPDDYENTALFPLPASQTSGLLLGSTDPCWQPLGVQDNSTAAVVPLCGENFSRSSSQSSISDQGPSRIQHQGPGCDRQNRKHFGELIRAGIHADCTRTLEFFIDRPAEPTFSQERNNLHAMEVTQRFFETVSVQLERWYDRKVLEVEQQTELRAQQDRKELLQRISTLEEELQRLKTNENVES